A single window of Agromyces aureus DNA harbors:
- a CDS encoding YciI family protein: MTKYLISFPSSAMQVTAEELPAVADASHAVVQEAKDAGVWVFGGGIDEGVPPVLVDGDGTVTQGTYPQTAQFDGGYTVLELPTREAALEWAAKIATACRCAQEVREFMYDPES; this comes from the coding sequence ATGACGAAGTACCTGATCTCGTTCCCGAGCAGTGCGATGCAGGTCACCGCAGAGGAACTGCCTGCCGTGGCCGACGCGTCGCACGCCGTCGTGCAGGAGGCGAAGGACGCGGGCGTCTGGGTGTTCGGCGGCGGCATCGACGAGGGCGTCCCGCCCGTGCTGGTCGACGGCGACGGCACGGTCACCCAGGGCACCTACCCGCAGACCGCGCAGTTCGACGGCGGCTACACCGTGCTCGAGCTCCCCACGCGCGAGGCCGCCCTCGAGTGGGCAGCGAAGATCGCCACGGCCTGCCGCTGCGCGCAGGAGGTGCGGGAGTTCATGTACGACCCCGAGAGCTGA
- a CDS encoding PQQ-binding-like beta-propeller repeat protein translates to MTEVWPVWTNEVDLVGDLAVHDEVVVAYFQDGAELKIGGWEAVSGDLLWSFVADVGTYTRGIVLQPSIVEGDGFDAAVYLAPGRTDWNTGWNRIKAIDIRTGRAFDFEAEPGKRSSDSPVSALSAPSRCDDEPSAACFHGRMGDNAVPGPLRLDLETATLELEARSGIPADARDLGAGIYSTNDRPPTGVERLGYIAEGEAQWEFDYEEVFGRGFSSDGGWSWTKIGAEDDAILIGWGGPAQDEKVLAATKQIDLDDGRLLALEADSGELLWSIEGAGDASCRAGQISAALVEDVFPVCVLKSGAAMFGDDHLLERIEVEMGVRGVDVRTGAVVWERWLGSDPSNYNSTVELNAPTGAGEWRSVHDQRGWHSLNVVTGAMTDLDEASIVMCSRQDDPFVPDWAVERDIRDSGYNSGEIRFPCTLDLLPTESAAASVGALRQGAAELDGEVFVVKSAAGLVAYRLE, encoded by the coding sequence GTGACCGAGGTTTGGCCCGTCTGGACGAATGAGGTCGATCTGGTCGGCGACCTCGCCGTGCACGACGAGGTCGTTGTCGCGTACTTCCAAGACGGCGCGGAACTCAAGATCGGAGGATGGGAGGCCGTCAGTGGTGATCTGCTCTGGTCATTCGTCGCGGATGTCGGCACCTACACGCGAGGGATCGTTCTGCAGCCATCGATCGTCGAAGGTGATGGGTTCGACGCAGCGGTGTACTTGGCACCCGGCCGTACCGATTGGAATACAGGTTGGAACCGCATCAAGGCGATCGACATCCGCACCGGTCGGGCGTTCGACTTCGAAGCCGAACCCGGAAAGCGAAGCTCCGATTCGCCGGTCTCTGCGCTCTCAGCTCCCAGTCGGTGTGACGACGAACCGTCGGCCGCCTGCTTCCACGGCCGTATGGGTGACAACGCGGTCCCCGGGCCGCTGCGCCTCGACCTCGAGACCGCCACGCTCGAACTCGAGGCCCGCAGTGGAATACCCGCGGATGCCCGCGACCTCGGTGCCGGCATCTACTCGACGAACGATCGACCGCCGACCGGAGTGGAGCGACTCGGTTACATCGCCGAGGGTGAGGCGCAATGGGAGTTCGACTACGAGGAGGTGTTCGGGCGCGGATTCTCGTCGGACGGCGGCTGGTCATGGACGAAGATCGGCGCGGAGGATGATGCGATCCTCATCGGATGGGGCGGGCCTGCCCAAGACGAGAAGGTCTTGGCCGCGACGAAGCAGATCGACCTCGACGATGGGCGCCTCCTGGCGTTGGAGGCCGACAGCGGGGAGCTGCTCTGGTCGATCGAAGGAGCCGGTGACGCCTCCTGCCGGGCCGGTCAGATCTCAGCGGCGCTGGTGGAGGACGTATTTCCGGTGTGCGTCCTGAAGTCCGGCGCAGCCATGTTCGGCGATGATCATCTGCTGGAGCGAATCGAAGTCGAAATGGGTGTGCGTGGCGTCGACGTTCGAACGGGCGCCGTCGTCTGGGAACGATGGCTCGGCTCCGACCCATCGAACTACAACTCCACCGTGGAGCTGAACGCACCCACCGGCGCGGGGGAGTGGCGATCGGTGCACGATCAGCGCGGCTGGCATTCCTTGAACGTCGTGACCGGCGCAATGACCGATCTCGACGAGGCATCGATCGTCATGTGTTCTCGACAAGACGATCCCTTCGTTCCCGATTGGGCCGTCGAACGAGACATTCGCGACTCCGGTTACAACTCGGGCGAAATTCGATTTCCCTGCACGCTCGACCTGCTCCCCACCGAGTCCGCGGCCGCTTCAGTCGGCGCGCTCCGTCAGGGAGCGGCCGAACTCGACGGCGAGGTCTTCGTTGTCAAGTCCGCCGCCGGGCTGGTGGCGTATCGGCTCGAATGA
- a CDS encoding MFS transporter — protein sequence MSPTPSPDTSSLPVIEPDLEAAATSIDQADAAAQAEGDPDAPGTGKPGLVARIAASVSDPVLRILVTATLISRVGRGIFITITVLYFTLIVGLPAHEIAIVLGAASAAGIVAALAGGWLADRMSARRVLLVFTTLEGLGLLCYAATGDFVSALVVAVVVGAFGQGANSTRMAILARAFEAEQRVHARAVLRTVTNVSIAVGSGLGALALAIGTAEAYRILLVAAGALYLLALVRLVKLPASVDARPIPPVTGAVAVVDGTVDDDDVVETGGADAASGRGANDAAPAASARPTPSANRRRRFAHSPWRDPRYLALTGLSAIFGMQFGVAEIGVPLWIAHETDASAVLVSAVLIINTVIVVLFQVPLSRGTHDLRRAGRVSAIAAWLMAATCLVYAAAAGLPVWFSVVFIVLASITHAFAEVLSQAGGWGLSFELADPVQAGTYQGVYSMGYSIGATLAPAVVTATALSLGFAGWAILGAIFLASGLGTWAIARAAAARADAARAAQPRVS from the coding sequence GTGAGCCCTACCCCGAGTCCCGACACCTCCTCGTTGCCCGTCATCGAACCCGACCTCGAGGCCGCCGCCACGAGCATCGATCAAGCGGATGCCGCGGCGCAAGCCGAGGGCGACCCCGACGCCCCGGGTACCGGCAAGCCGGGTCTGGTGGCCCGCATCGCGGCATCCGTCTCCGACCCGGTGCTGCGGATCCTCGTGACGGCCACGCTCATCAGCCGAGTCGGCCGCGGCATCTTCATCACGATCACGGTGCTGTACTTCACGCTCATCGTCGGGCTGCCCGCGCACGAGATCGCGATCGTGCTCGGTGCGGCGAGCGCGGCCGGCATCGTCGCCGCGCTCGCGGGCGGCTGGCTCGCCGACCGCATGAGCGCCCGCCGCGTGCTGCTCGTGTTCACGACGCTCGAGGGGCTCGGGCTGCTCTGCTACGCCGCGACCGGCGACTTCGTGTCGGCGCTCGTCGTCGCGGTCGTCGTCGGCGCGTTCGGCCAGGGTGCGAACTCGACCCGCATGGCGATCCTCGCGCGGGCGTTCGAGGCCGAGCAGCGCGTGCACGCCAGAGCGGTGCTGCGCACGGTCACGAACGTGTCGATCGCGGTCGGCTCGGGTCTCGGCGCGCTCGCGCTCGCGATCGGCACGGCCGAGGCGTACCGGATCCTGCTCGTCGCCGCCGGCGCGCTCTACCTCCTCGCCCTCGTGCGGCTCGTGAAGCTGCCGGCGAGCGTCGATGCGCGCCCGATCCCGCCCGTGACGGGCGCGGTCGCGGTCGTGGACGGCACGGTCGACGACGACGACGTGGTCGAGACGGGTGGGGCGGATGCCGCGAGCGGCCGCGGCGCGAACGACGCCGCGCCCGCGGCATCCGCTCGTCCGACGCCCTCGGCCAACCGCCGCAGGCGTTTCGCGCACTCGCCGTGGCGCGACCCCCGCTACCTCGCCCTCACCGGTCTCAGCGCGATCTTCGGCATGCAGTTCGGCGTCGCCGAGATCGGCGTGCCACTGTGGATCGCGCACGAGACCGATGCGTCGGCGGTGCTCGTGTCGGCCGTGCTCATCATCAACACGGTGATCGTGGTGCTGTTCCAGGTGCCGCTCTCGCGGGGAACGCACGACCTGCGCCGCGCCGGACGCGTCTCGGCGATCGCCGCCTGGCTCATGGCCGCGACCTGCCTCGTCTACGCCGCGGCCGCCGGGCTGCCGGTGTGGTTCTCGGTCGTGTTCATCGTGCTCGCGTCGATCACGCACGCGTTCGCCGAGGTGCTCTCGCAGGCGGGCGGCTGGGGCCTCAGCTTCGAGCTCGCCGACCCCGTGCAGGCCGGCACCTACCAGGGCGTGTACTCGATGGGCTACTCGATCGGGGCGACGCTCGCGCCCGCGGTCGTCACCGCGACGGCACTCAGCCTGGGGTTCGCCGGGTGGGCGATCCTCGGCGCGATCTTCCTCGCGTCGGGGCTCGGCACCTGGGCGATCGCGCGAGCTGCGGCCGCTCGAGCGGATGCCGCGCGCGCTGCGCAACCCCGAGTCTCCTAG
- a CDS encoding MmcQ/YjbR family DNA-binding protein has product MATLDDLRRTAETLPGSEERATTGGAAWFVRNKLYAWECHPWPSIPDDVRAIVAAELVVGVKVADPVDAMALKQMAPDVFLRTTTPWAEPKIAFRMAGVELDHLAELVTEAWRVQAPKYLRREFDER; this is encoded by the coding sequence GTGGCCACTCTCGACGACCTGCGCCGCACGGCCGAGACGCTGCCCGGCAGTGAAGAGCGCGCGACCACGGGCGGCGCCGCGTGGTTCGTGCGCAACAAGCTGTACGCGTGGGAGTGCCACCCGTGGCCGAGCATCCCCGACGACGTGCGCGCGATCGTCGCGGCCGAGCTCGTCGTCGGCGTCAAGGTCGCCGATCCGGTCGACGCCATGGCGCTCAAGCAGATGGCGCCCGACGTGTTCCTGCGCACGACGACCCCGTGGGCCGAGCCGAAGATCGCGTTCCGCATGGCCGGCGTCGAACTCGACCACCTCGCCGAACTCGTGACCGAGGCGTGGCGCGTGCAGGCGCCGAAGTACCTGCGGCGCGAGTTCGACGAGCGTTAG
- a CDS encoding YqaJ viral recombinase family protein, which yields MPDSPFALFDLTPDGDMRETREARGTIAPRAKLPHETRIVADSTDRVAWLRARSQGITATDAAKLATRTSVKSAAWEKLHGAPRSFGGSRYTDHGREREPVIAAWAAREHGMLHSSLLYHAASDRRHLATPDGLRVTDRGVLELCEIKTTSKPWRAVPRNYLRQVWWQQYVLGAERTLIVWEQHEDFVPVGAEPECRWVDRDDDQIAILVQLADELLEAIRPTQAHVQEARAYYRPSVLA from the coding sequence GTGCCCGACTCCCCCTTCGCGCTCTTCGATCTCACGCCCGACGGCGACATGCGTGAGACCCGTGAGGCGCGCGGCACCATCGCGCCCCGCGCGAAGCTGCCCCACGAGACGCGCATCGTCGCCGACTCGACCGACCGGGTCGCCTGGCTCCGCGCCAGGTCGCAGGGCATCACCGCGACGGATGCCGCGAAGCTCGCAACCCGCACCTCGGTGAAGTCGGCGGCCTGGGAGAAGTTGCACGGCGCCCCCCGCAGCTTCGGCGGCAGCCGCTACACCGACCACGGCCGCGAACGCGAGCCCGTCATCGCCGCCTGGGCGGCCCGCGAGCACGGCATGCTCCATTCGTCACTGCTGTACCACGCGGCATCCGACCGCCGTCACCTGGCCACGCCCGACGGCCTGCGCGTGACCGACCGAGGCGTGCTCGAACTCTGCGAGATCAAGACCACCTCGAAGCCGTGGCGGGCCGTGCCGCGCAACTACCTTCGTCAGGTGTGGTGGCAGCAGTACGTGCTCGGCGCCGAGCGCACCCTCATCGTGTGGGAGCAGCACGAGGACTTCGTGCCCGTCGGTGCCGAGCCCGAGTGCCGATGGGTCGACCGCGACGACGACCAGATCGCGATCCTCGTGCAGCTGGCCGACGAACTCCTCGAGGCGATCCGACCGACGCAGGCACACGTTCAGGAGGCGCGCGCCTACTACCGGCCGAGCGTGCTCGCATGA
- a CDS encoding DUF1801 domain-containing protein translates to MPTRFETVDEFLAAQSPERRAEVDALRALVREAEPDLVEIVKWNSPSYTLGGVDRLTINAAGRGPARLILHFGAGRAESKGAAPTFAGDPEGVLTWHSDIRASLALPNAGEPAGRRDAIIAVIRAWLAEE, encoded by the coding sequence ATGCCCACACGATTCGAAACCGTCGACGAGTTCCTCGCCGCCCAGTCGCCCGAGCGGCGGGCCGAGGTCGACGCGTTGCGGGCGCTCGTGCGCGAGGCAGAGCCCGATCTCGTCGAGATCGTGAAGTGGAACTCCCCCAGCTACACGCTGGGCGGCGTCGATCGGCTCACGATCAACGCCGCGGGCAGAGGCCCGGCTCGGCTGATCCTGCACTTCGGCGCCGGGCGCGCCGAGAGCAAGGGTGCCGCGCCGACGTTCGCGGGCGATCCCGAGGGCGTGCTGACGTGGCATTCCGACATCAGGGCGAGCCTCGCCCTGCCGAACGCCGGCGAACCCGCCGGCCGGCGAGACGCGATCATCGCCGTCATCCGCGCCTGGCTGGCGGAGGAATGA
- a CDS encoding alpha/beta fold hydrolase: MTVVLLHGLGADRRQPLTLLEPMVHEVLGEDELVIAPDVRAHGGFLEVGDAADFAISRLAAEVAEAVRVALAAGAASVSSGTDGGVRVDPESPITIMGISMGAAIALRIALEGLLPVERAVFIRPSFDDSPVPENLRPFPVIGQVLTDAGASGSAEFQEREVYHRVAEISPLGARALLAQFTAPDAARRAMRLVEVPRNRAFRDDAELAELEGRGIRSLVVGALRDPVHPLSTAERWAAGVAGPMLVLPARDDGPAAQSHVLTEQVGRWLRDF; this comes from the coding sequence ATGACGGTCGTGCTGCTGCACGGCCTCGGGGCCGACCGCCGCCAGCCGTTGACCCTGCTCGAGCCGATGGTGCACGAGGTGCTCGGCGAAGACGAACTCGTCATCGCGCCCGACGTGCGCGCCCACGGCGGATTCCTCGAGGTCGGCGACGCGGCCGACTTCGCGATCTCCCGACTGGCGGCCGAGGTTGCCGAGGCGGTGCGGGTCGCGCTCGCGGCCGGGGCCGCCTCCGTCTCGTCGGGCACCGACGGCGGTGTGCGCGTCGACCCCGAGTCGCCGATCACGATCATGGGCATCTCGATGGGTGCGGCGATCGCACTCCGCATCGCGCTCGAAGGCCTGCTGCCCGTCGAACGCGCGGTGTTCATCCGCCCCTCGTTCGACGACAGCCCCGTGCCCGAGAACCTCAGGCCGTTCCCCGTGATCGGGCAGGTGCTCACCGACGCAGGCGCCTCGGGCTCCGCCGAGTTCCAGGAGCGCGAGGTCTACCACCGCGTCGCCGAGATCTCCCCCCTCGGCGCCCGCGCGCTGCTCGCCCAGTTCACCGCCCCCGATGCCGCGCGCCGGGCCATGCGCCTGGTCGAGGTGCCGCGCAACCGGGCGTTCCGCGACGACGCCGAACTGGCCGAGCTCGAGGGCCGCGGCATCCGCTCGCTCGTGGTCGGCGCCCTGCGCGACCCCGTGCACCCCCTGTCGACGGCCGAGCGCTGGGCCGCCGGCGTCGCCGGACCCATGCTCGTGCTGCCGGCGCGCGACGACGGGCCCGCCGCCCAGTCGCACGTGCTCACCGAGCAGGTCGGGCGCTGGCTGCGGGACTTCTGA
- a CDS encoding cryptochrome/photolyase family protein, translating into MPAPTIVWFRDDLRVGDHPALSAAAERGAPVVCVYVLDEESPGVRPLGGAARWWLHGSLEALRRGLEALGTTLVLRRGAADRVIRSLVEETGADAVFWNRRYGGPERDLDTELKTALAEDGLDVKSFAGNLLFEPWTIRTGQGTPYSVFTPYWRACLSAPEPRHPLAVPDVLEAHVPDVASDELATWRLLPTRPDWAAGLREMWTPGRAAAHDRLEEFLDERLADYDDDRDRPSIDATSRLSPHLRWGEISPFEVWHAVRERRSTGGAGGGAGGRGETTGRARFLAELGWREFAWHVLFHAPDLATRNWRPEFDAFPWPRLHPAALRAWEEGRTGVPIVDAGMRELWHTGSMHNRVRMVTASFLTKNLLIDWRIGEQWFWDTLVDADAASNPFNWQWVAGSGADAAPYFRVFNPLLQAKKFDPDGAYVHRWVPEVDTEEYPEPIVDLGESRAAALAGYAAVKSAR; encoded by the coding sequence ATGCCCGCACCGACGATCGTCTGGTTCCGCGACGACCTGCGGGTCGGCGATCACCCGGCGCTCTCGGCCGCGGCCGAACGCGGCGCCCCGGTCGTGTGCGTGTACGTGCTCGACGAGGAGTCCCCCGGTGTCCGGCCGCTCGGCGGCGCCGCCCGCTGGTGGCTGCACGGCTCGCTCGAGGCCCTGCGGCGCGGCCTCGAGGCACTCGGCACGACCCTCGTGCTGCGTCGGGGAGCGGCGGACCGCGTCATCCGCTCGCTCGTGGAAGAGACCGGCGCCGACGCCGTGTTCTGGAACCGCCGCTACGGCGGCCCCGAGCGCGACCTCGACACCGAGCTGAAGACCGCGCTCGCCGAAGACGGGCTCGACGTGAAGAGCTTCGCGGGCAACCTCCTCTTCGAGCCCTGGACGATCCGCACCGGGCAGGGCACGCCCTACTCGGTCTTCACGCCGTACTGGCGCGCCTGCCTCTCGGCGCCCGAGCCGCGGCATCCGCTCGCCGTGCCCGATGTGCTCGAAGCGCACGTTCCGGATGTCGCCAGCGACGAGCTCGCGACGTGGCGCCTGCTGCCGACGCGCCCCGACTGGGCGGCGGGTCTCCGCGAGATGTGGACCCCTGGCCGCGCCGCGGCGCACGACCGGCTCGAGGAGTTCCTCGACGAGCGGCTCGCCGACTACGACGACGACCGCGACCGCCCGTCGATCGACGCGACCTCCCGGTTGTCGCCGCACCTGCGCTGGGGCGAGATCAGCCCGTTCGAGGTGTGGCACGCGGTGCGCGAGCGCCGGTCGACCGGCGGCGCGGGCGGCGGCGCAGGCGGCCGCGGCGAGACGACGGGCCGGGCCCGGTTCCTCGCCGAGCTCGGCTGGCGCGAGTTCGCCTGGCACGTGCTGTTCCACGCACCGGATCTCGCGACCCGCAACTGGCGGCCCGAGTTCGACGCGTTCCCGTGGCCCCGGCTGCACCCGGCCGCGCTGCGAGCGTGGGAGGAGGGCCGCACGGGCGTGCCGATCGTCGACGCCGGCATGCGCGAGCTGTGGCACACGGGCAGCATGCACAACCGGGTGCGCATGGTCACGGCGTCGTTCCTCACGAAGAACCTGCTCATCGACTGGCGCATCGGCGAACAGTGGTTCTGGGACACGCTCGTCGACGCCGACGCGGCCTCGAACCCGTTCAACTGGCAGTGGGTCGCCGGCTCGGGGGCGGATGCCGCGCCCTACTTCCGCGTGTTCAATCCGCTGCTGCAGGCGAAGAAGTTCGACCCCGACGGCGCCTACGTGCACCGATGGGTGCCTGAGGTCGACACCGAGGAGTACCCCGAGCCGATCGTGGATCTCGGCGAGTCGCGTGCGGCCGCCCTCGCGGGCTACGCCGCGGTGAAGTCGGCGCGTTGA
- a CDS encoding NADP-dependent oxidoreductase: MTDTMRALVIDRTGDADELHVADVDRPTRIGDEVVVRVIAAGVNPIDVKTRAGRGTSAAIAGFPVVLGNDFAGIVEQVPYAAHPLHVGDRVYGAARPPRTPGSFAEFATVSSMSLAPMPSSLGFVEAAALPIAALTAWGAIVDVARVHDGQRVLVHAGAGGVGHLAVQLAAYFGAHVTATCGPDNVEFVRGLGAEHVIDYRAERFEEVAGEQDVVIDLIGNVKDDTGTRSLDVIRRGGLVVNVPTGSWPTMADEAAARGIRATGYSCSPDARTLAVLTRLVDDGALRVHVDRELPLADGAEAHRLVEGGHVRGKVVLRVAPDPE, from the coding sequence ATGACCGACACGATGCGCGCCCTGGTGATCGATCGCACGGGCGATGCCGATGAACTGCACGTCGCCGACGTCGACCGGCCGACCCGCATCGGCGACGAGGTGGTCGTGCGCGTCATCGCCGCCGGCGTGAACCCGATCGACGTCAAGACGCGCGCGGGCCGCGGCACCTCGGCCGCGATCGCGGGCTTCCCGGTCGTGCTCGGCAACGACTTCGCCGGCATCGTCGAGCAGGTGCCCTACGCGGCGCATCCGCTGCACGTCGGCGACCGCGTCTACGGTGCCGCGCGACCGCCGCGCACGCCAGGCAGCTTCGCCGAGTTCGCCACCGTCTCGTCGATGAGCCTCGCCCCGATGCCGTCCTCCCTCGGCTTCGTCGAGGCCGCCGCCCTGCCGATCGCCGCGCTCACCGCATGGGGTGCGATCGTCGACGTCGCCCGCGTGCACGACGGACAGCGCGTGCTCGTGCACGCCGGCGCGGGCGGCGTCGGCCACCTCGCGGTGCAGCTCGCCGCCTACTTCGGCGCGCACGTCACGGCCACTTGCGGACCCGACAACGTCGAGTTCGTGCGCGGCCTCGGCGCCGAGCACGTCATCGACTACCGCGCCGAGCGGTTCGAGGAGGTCGCCGGCGAGCAGGACGTCGTGATCGACCTCATCGGCAATGTGAAGGACGACACGGGCACCCGCTCGCTCGACGTGATCCGCCGTGGCGGGCTCGTCGTCAACGTGCCCACCGGATCCTGGCCGACCATGGCCGACGAGGCGGCCGCCCGCGGCATCCGCGCCACCGGCTACTCGTGCTCCCCCGACGCCCGCACGCTCGCCGTGCTCACGCGGCTCGTCGACGACGGCGCCCTGCGCGTGCACGTCGACCGCGAACTCCCGCTCGCCGACGGCGCAGAGGCGCACCGCCTCGTCGAGGGCGGGCACGTGCGGGGCAAGGTCGTGCTGCGGGTCGCGCCCGACCCCGAGTAG
- a CDS encoding ROK family transcriptional regulator has product MVDISRASALDASGASELFQLLRDGAPRTRASLAQSTGLARSTVAARVDELMRLGLVTPVADAVSTGGRPPSQFALNPGARIVLAADFGASHATLAVTDLEGTVLAERSERRDIADGPEAVLGWMVSAAHELIDGLGRDRADLAAIGIGVPGPVEHSTGRPVNPPIMPGWDRFDVPGWVQQHLEVPVLVDNDVNIMALGERALAWPQVEHLIFVKVATGIGSGIISGGLLQRGAQGIAGDLGHVRVTRGSDVPCHCGNRGCLEALASGPAIARSLRERGIEARSGNDVVELVKRGDLDAIQAVRQAGRDLGEVLTASVSLINPSVIAIGGSMARAGEHLIAGVREVVYTRSMPLATEHLSIVQSAAAENAAVLGAAMLAIQHALSPEGIVALASR; this is encoded by the coding sequence ATGGTGGACATCAGCCGGGCATCGGCCCTCGACGCCTCGGGTGCAAGCGAACTCTTTCAGCTGCTCCGCGATGGTGCCCCGCGTACGCGCGCGTCGCTCGCGCAATCCACAGGACTCGCGCGATCGACCGTCGCCGCCCGCGTCGACGAACTCATGCGCCTCGGGCTCGTCACCCCGGTCGCCGATGCCGTCTCCACCGGTGGGCGCCCGCCCTCGCAGTTCGCCCTGAACCCCGGCGCGCGCATCGTGCTCGCAGCCGACTTCGGCGCGTCCCACGCGACCCTCGCCGTCACCGACCTCGAGGGAACGGTGCTCGCCGAGCGCAGCGAACGCCGCGACATCGCCGACGGTCCGGAGGCCGTGCTCGGCTGGATGGTCTCGGCAGCGCACGAACTCATCGACGGACTCGGGCGCGACCGAGCCGACCTCGCCGCGATCGGCATCGGCGTGCCCGGGCCGGTCGAGCACTCGACCGGCCGCCCCGTCAACCCGCCGATCATGCCCGGCTGGGATCGGTTCGACGTGCCGGGGTGGGTCCAGCAGCACCTCGAAGTGCCCGTGCTCGTCGACAACGACGTGAACATCATGGCCCTCGGCGAGCGGGCGCTCGCCTGGCCGCAGGTCGAGCACCTCATCTTCGTCAAGGTGGCGACGGGCATCGGCTCGGGCATCATCTCCGGCGGACTCCTGCAGCGCGGCGCCCAGGGCATCGCCGGCGACCTCGGGCACGTCCGTGTCACCCGTGGGAGCGACGTGCCCTGCCACTGCGGCAACCGCGGCTGTCTCGAGGCGCTCGCCTCCGGCCCCGCCATCGCGCGATCGCTGCGCGAGCGCGGCATCGAAGCCCGCAGCGGCAACGATGTCGTCGAACTCGTCAAGCGCGGCGACCTCGACGCGATCCAGGCGGTGCGACAGGCCGGCCGCGACCTCGGCGAGGTGCTCACCGCCAGCGTGAGCCTCATCAACCCGTCGGTCATCGCGATCGGCGGCTCGATGGCCAGGGCCGGTGAGCACCTCATCGCCGGTGTGCGCGAGGTCGTCTACACGCGCTCGATGCCGCTGGCCACCGAGCACCTCTCCATCGTGCAGTCGGCCGCGGCCGAGAACGCCGCCGTGCTCGGTGCGGCCATGCTCGCGATCCAGCACGCGCTCTCCCCAGAGGGCATCGTCGCCCTCGCGTCGCGCTGA
- a CDS encoding ArsR/SmtB family transcription factor produces the protein MLRYVLNEDDVGAVRFALSPLCELGLSLRAIREPARFPLQLGWLRRTEEARERLDMRVLGALIDERMWTPDFLNPRPASPLTRLEDEFRALAATPADVFRSDLVAVHGHVPEVFAGSTSQALRRIIRALRQLWETCFEPYWPRMRAVLEADVVYRGRQIAQAGVASMLNGLSPRIAYDHGVVSVRLADPNDRTLAIDGNGLTLMPTMFTRRASAPVGDGPPMILYSARGQGALWEAEPVANPAAVAAVLGETRASLLAALGDPASSTELGVRFGVTASAVNQHLRVLRDAGLLVSTRYGRSVLYLRSELGSALLESRSG, from the coding sequence ATGTTGCGCTACGTGCTGAACGAGGACGACGTCGGAGCCGTGCGCTTCGCCCTCTCGCCGCTCTGCGAGCTGGGCCTGTCGCTGCGAGCGATCCGCGAGCCCGCGAGGTTCCCGCTGCAGCTCGGCTGGCTGCGGCGCACTGAAGAGGCGCGCGAACGTCTCGACATGCGCGTGCTCGGCGCCCTCATCGACGAGCGCATGTGGACGCCCGACTTCCTGAACCCCCGACCCGCGTCGCCGCTCACGCGCCTCGAAGACGAGTTCCGGGCGCTCGCCGCGACGCCGGCAGACGTGTTCCGCAGCGACCTCGTCGCCGTGCACGGGCATGTGCCCGAAGTGTTTGCCGGGTCGACGAGTCAGGCGCTCCGCCGCATCATCCGTGCCCTCAGACAGCTCTGGGAGACCTGCTTCGAGCCGTACTGGCCGCGCATGCGCGCCGTGCTCGAGGCCGACGTCGTCTACCGCGGCCGCCAGATCGCCCAGGCCGGCGTGGCGAGCATGCTCAACGGGCTGTCGCCGCGCATCGCCTACGACCACGGCGTGGTCTCGGTGCGGCTCGCCGACCCGAACGACCGCACGCTCGCGATCGACGGCAACGGCCTCACGCTCATGCCCACGATGTTCACGCGTCGCGCCTCGGCGCCGGTCGGCGACGGCCCGCCCATGATCCTCTACTCGGCTCGCGGCCAGGGTGCCCTCTGGGAGGCCGAGCCCGTGGCCAACCCCGCCGCCGTCGCCGCGGTGCTCGGCGAGACGCGCGCGAGCCTGCTCGCCGCGCTCGGCGACCCCGCGTCTTCCACCGAGCTCGGCGTGCGCTTCGGCGTCACCGCCTCGGCCGTGAACCAGCACCTGCGCGTGCTCCGCGACGCCGGTCTGCTCGTGAGCACCCGCTACGGCCGCAGCGTGCTCTACCTGCGCAGCGAACTCGGCTCGGCCCTGCTGGAGTCCCGCTCGGGCTGA